The following proteins come from a genomic window of Fibrobacter succinogenes:
- a CDS encoding HD-GYP domain-containing protein produces MNNERAKILIVDDDAMNRVVLSDLLSDEYDIIEAKDGDEAIEILEKMAKEITLVLLDMVMPGKDGLEVLEIMNEKEWIKGTPVVMISAETSSPHVEKAFELGVTDFIYRPFDQMVVQNRVRNTIGLYVKQMRLSELVTDKIYERTRNSDMLISILSHIVEFRNGESGQHVLHIKKITDILLRALNNRTKEYNLSEEDISTIATASSMHDIGKITIPDEILNKPGKLTKEEFAIMMQHSMNGAQMLDAIQFFKKEPLMKHAYDICRWHHERWDGRGYPDGLKGNEIPISAQVVSVADVYDALTSERCYKKAFSHEKALEMIRNNECGVFNPLLLECLGDVADRLPQEINDNSMSHLSEAEFAKIARSIFESTEDDNSDNIVYEQYINEHKKSKFFASLHNGVTFEYTYEPSMLKLSAKKSKDLSFPKTMVEPENNPEFWNIFGRDNWDEFAKLLHDPQLNNDAFIFNSDMRIKGEKRPCKIKVQQNWNRRDPENPELISVYGCVEFLK; encoded by the coding sequence ATGAATAATGAGAGGGCTAAAATATTAATCGTCGATGATGACGCGATGAACAGAGTCGTGCTTTCCGACCTGCTTTCAGACGAATATGATATCATCGAAGCAAAAGACGGCGACGAAGCCATCGAGATTCTCGAAAAGATGGCAAAGGAAATTACGCTCGTCTTGTTAGACATGGTTATGCCAGGAAAAGACGGACTCGAAGTTCTTGAAATCATGAACGAAAAGGAATGGATCAAAGGCACTCCGGTCGTGATGATTTCTGCAGAAACATCAAGTCCACATGTAGAAAAAGCTTTTGAACTTGGCGTTACCGATTTTATCTACCGTCCGTTCGACCAGATGGTTGTTCAAAACCGCGTGCGCAATACTATCGGGCTGTACGTGAAACAGATGCGCCTTTCGGAACTCGTAACAGACAAGATTTACGAAAGAACGCGAAACAGCGACATGCTCATTTCCATCTTGAGTCACATCGTCGAATTCCGTAACGGTGAAAGCGGCCAACATGTTTTGCATATCAAAAAGATTACGGACATTCTGTTACGCGCATTGAACAACCGCACTAAAGAATACAATCTTTCCGAAGAAGATATCAGCACCATCGCTACAGCCTCTTCGATGCACGATATCGGCAAAATTACGATTCCCGATGAAATTTTAAACAAGCCCGGCAAACTCACAAAAGAAGAATTTGCAATCATGATGCAACATTCCATGAATGGCGCCCAAATGCTTGACGCCATCCAGTTCTTCAAGAAAGAACCTTTGATGAAGCATGCTTACGATATTTGCCGCTGGCATCATGAACGCTGGGATGGCCGTGGTTACCCCGACGGACTCAAGGGAAACGAAATTCCCATCAGTGCGCAAGTTGTCTCTGTCGCTGATGTTTACGACGCACTGACTAGCGAACGCTGCTACAAGAAGGCATTCTCCCACGAGAAAGCTCTCGAAATGATACGCAACAACGAATGCGGAGTGTTCAATCCATTGCTTTTGGAATGCCTCGGCGATGTTGCCGACCGACTACCTCAAGAAATCAACGACAACAGCATGAGCCATTTAAGCGAAGCTGAATTCGCAAAAATAGCAAGGTCCATTTTCGAAAGTACCGAAGATGACAATTCAGACAATATCGTTTACGAGCAATACATTAACGAGCACAAGAAAAGCAAGTTCTTTGCATCTTTGCATAACGGGGTTACTTTCGAGTACACCTACGAGCCCTCGATGCTCAAGCTCAGTGCAAAAAAATCTAAGGATTTGAGTTTCCCGAAAACGATGGTCGAACCCGAGAACAATCCCGAATTCTGGAATATTTTTGGACGAGACAACTGGGATGAATTTGCCAAGCTATTGCATGACCCGCAGCTCAACAACGACGCCTTTATTTTCAACAGCGATATGAGAATTAAGGGTGAAAAGAGGCCCTGCAAAATCAAGGTGCAACAGAATTGGAATAGGCGCGACCCAGAGAATCCAGAACTTATTTCTGTTTATGGTTGCGTGGAATTTCTTAAATAA
- a CDS encoding response regulator produces the protein MGFFASSGYHEISDNGEIEGYGYELFRRLSRYANLNFEYVFRNRTRDDMLRMLENGEIDAVVPVNKTKELENLFAFSLPVGLNSDYIVVRKSDSTLLDEIDYAIDQMDLTEPNWKNQMYRKYFGDDVLDVSVLTERERKYLQEFRSADRMLKVSVRNAVFPYAYVDNGIPKGILLDIFAEIALHNGLKYEFVANDDSRKTVIVLDGRYNMDGGDDSWVFTPQYLHEQVLAGYDSLLYGMCIAVPRNSPRELASILTKGVLALSPKTVRSKVTKYAGFRIPNYSGELLHKHSRVAIVFGSIFVLLGIGLIASLVLLSFRRKLKTRQNELTYKLREANAFAAEAKEAKSKFLLNMSHDIRTPMNAIIGYADRAERHIKNTAYVQDALKKIHMSGGYLLQLIEEVLDMARIESGQMTIKERMVNLTSCMTDLCESFVPMMTQKNLSFIWDFSAVKNKFVMVNVNSLRQIMYNIISNAQKFTTYGGRVVFVIDELPCQVDGYTVFDFEISDNGLGMSKAFLEHIFEEFAREQNSTQSRLQGTGLGMSIVKRLADIIGAEINIQSEIGLGTTVHVRTQLKIATEKDVALDRGENSALDDDHFLKGKHVLLVEDNEFNREVAQDFLQDAEMTVDMAENGLEAVTRVREHSPDFYDCILMDVQMPVMDGYEATKAIRKIYPDTRIPIIALSANAFEEDRQKSLAAGMDDHLSKPFVVAKVLETMNALMQRKVNVT, from the coding sequence GTGGGCTTTTTCGCTAGTTCCGGTTACCACGAAATTTCCGATAATGGTGAAATTGAAGGATATGGTTATGAACTGTTCCGTCGCCTGTCCCGCTATGCCAATTTGAATTTTGAATATGTTTTCCGCAACAGAACTCGTGACGATATGTTGCGCATGCTCGAAAATGGCGAAATTGATGCCGTTGTGCCCGTGAATAAGACGAAAGAATTGGAAAACTTGTTCGCCTTCTCGTTGCCGGTAGGGCTAAATTCAGATTATATCGTTGTTCGTAAATCAGATTCGACGTTGCTGGATGAAATTGACTATGCGATTGACCAGATGGATTTGACAGAACCGAACTGGAAGAATCAGATGTATCGCAAGTATTTCGGAGACGATGTGCTGGATGTATCTGTGCTTACCGAGCGTGAACGCAAGTATTTGCAGGAGTTTCGCAGTGCAGACCGCATGCTCAAGGTGTCTGTTCGTAATGCTGTATTTCCGTATGCTTATGTCGATAATGGTATTCCGAAAGGAATTTTGTTAGACATCTTTGCCGAAATTGCGCTCCATAATGGTTTGAAATATGAATTTGTTGCTAATGACGATTCCAGAAAAACGGTGATTGTACTTGATGGCCGCTATAACATGGATGGCGGTGATGACTCGTGGGTGTTTACTCCGCAATATCTTCACGAACAAGTGCTAGCCGGTTACGATAGCTTGCTGTATGGAATGTGCATTGCTGTGCCGAGAAATTCCCCGCGTGAACTCGCTTCCATTTTGACGAAGGGCGTTTTAGCCCTATCTCCAAAGACCGTACGTTCAAAGGTGACAAAGTATGCCGGGTTCCGTATACCTAATTATTCGGGCGAATTGCTGCATAAGCATTCCCGCGTGGCGATTGTATTTGGATCGATCTTTGTGCTTTTGGGAATTGGCTTGATTGCATCTCTTGTGTTGCTTTCGTTTAGGCGTAAGCTGAAAACTCGACAAAATGAATTGACCTATAAACTGCGCGAAGCCAATGCGTTTGCCGCCGAAGCGAAAGAGGCAAAATCTAAATTCCTCCTCAATATGAGTCACGATATCCGCACTCCGATGAATGCGATTATTGGCTATGCGGATCGTGCCGAGCGCCATATCAAAAACACCGCCTATGTGCAGGATGCTCTGAAAAAAATCCACATGTCGGGAGGTTATTTACTACAGCTGATTGAAGAAGTACTTGATATGGCTAGAATCGAGTCTGGGCAGATGACGATCAAGGAACGTATGGTGAATTTGACCTCTTGCATGACTGATCTTTGCGAAAGTTTTGTCCCCATGATGACCCAAAAGAATCTTTCGTTTATTTGGGACTTTTCTGCGGTTAAGAATAAGTTTGTCATGGTCAACGTGAATAGCCTTCGCCAAATCATGTACAACATTATATCGAATGCCCAGAAGTTTACGACTTATGGTGGGCGTGTCGTTTTTGTCATCGATGAACTGCCTTGCCAAGTGGATGGCTATACGGTGTTTGACTTTGAAATTAGCGACAACGGGCTTGGTATGTCCAAGGCGTTTTTGGAGCATATTTTTGAAGAATTTGCGCGTGAACAAAATTCGACGCAAAGTAGGTTGCAGGGGACCGGGCTTGGCATGTCCATTGTAAAGCGGCTTGCCGATATTATCGGAGCCGAAATCAATATCCAAAGCGAAATTGGACTTGGAACGACTGTTCACGTGCGTACGCAGCTCAAGATTGCAACAGAAAAAGATGTCGCTTTAGATCGTGGCGAAAATAGCGCGCTCGATGATGACCATTTTTTGAAGGGCAAGCATGTCTTGCTTGTTGAGGATAACGAGTTCAATAGGGAAGTCGCCCAGGACTTTTTGCAAGATGCCGAAATGACTGTAGATATGGCTGAAAATGGACTCGAAGCTGTGACTCGGGTTCGTGAACATTCTCCAGATTTTTATGACTGCATTTTGATGGATGTGCAGATGCCGGTCATGGATGGCTATGAAGCGACAAAAGCCATTCGAAAGATTTATCCGGACACAAGAATTCCGATTATCGCATTGTCCGCAAATGCTTTTGAAGAGGATCGTCAGAAATCTCTTGCCGCTGGAATGGACGATCATTTGTCGAAACCCTTTGTGGTTGCGAAAGTTCTAGAGACGATGAACGCTCTAATGCAAAGAAAAGTTAACGTAACTTAG
- a CDS encoding Hpt domain-containing protein — protein sequence MTLSEFYSSIDESLDEVLERLRMESRVVKYLKLFLSDPSLTELKNAFASNDSQTAFRAAHTLKGVAANLGLNKLSTSSSELTEDLRPGAFTANSPALLEKVELDYKAAVEGIKQLDG from the coding sequence ATGACTCTCTCTGAATTTTATAGCTCTATCGACGAATCATTAGACGAAGTACTTGAAAGACTCCGCATGGAATCCCGTGTCGTGAAATATTTGAAGCTGTTCCTCAGCGACCCAAGCTTAACCGAGCTTAAGAACGCCTTTGCGAGCAATGATTCGCAAACGGCATTCCGTGCAGCCCATACGCTTAAGGGCGTGGCAGCAAACCTCGGTTTGAACAAGCTTTCAACATCGAGCAGTGAGCTTACCGAAGATTTGCGACCAGGTGCATTTACGGCTAATTCGCCCGCGCTTTTAGAAAAGGTGGAATTGGATTACAAAGCCGCCGTGGAAGGGATTAAGCAGCTGGACGGGTAG
- a CDS encoding acyltransferase has protein sequence MSKSANYFPAIDGLRLLASLNIVMLHLGSSSALTYMADCKWVMPIISAPAFAAGIFYVLAGFLFASKYSDPDRRIPVIPFMFGRIAKLYRLHFFMTLLMFVLVVFKMSGYTHFPALSEIGDCASAGLSKMFHPWRSLLMHLTLTWSIAPDLGMKLNEPSWSLTSFFLCYAITPWFSRWLIKQNRRTLWMLFGAVFIPGILWAVVYGNSGNLWFDGYDAKYRFFHMFAPVRVFEYLFGMVLYRLYNEGVFDFLKKDFMSGIAQALLLLALYGSLFLMRADANPGYNYFIHHSLPIFIYGMFVVSLLSGKGFLAKFFCIPLVRRIGRASFYPYLIHLPIITFAWGICNLNRPKNTILLLIFVYTVSTLYMEFKVWRRKKAIRT, from the coding sequence ATGTCGAAATCCGCAAATTATTTTCCCGCTATTGACGGCCTGCGCCTTCTTGCTAGTCTCAATATTGTTATGCTTCATTTGGGTAGTTCTAGTGCCCTTACGTACATGGCCGATTGCAAATGGGTGATGCCTATTATTTCGGCTCCGGCATTTGCGGCGGGAATTTTTTACGTGCTGGCAGGGTTCCTCTTTGCGAGCAAGTATAGCGACCCTGATCGCAGAATCCCTGTGATTCCGTTCATGTTTGGCCGCATTGCAAAACTGTACCGGTTGCATTTTTTCATGACGCTTCTGATGTTTGTGCTCGTCGTGTTCAAGATGAGCGGTTATACGCATTTCCCTGCGCTTTCTGAAATTGGCGATTGTGCATCGGCCGGGCTTTCTAAAATGTTCCATCCGTGGCGTAGCCTCTTGATGCACCTTACGCTCACGTGGTCTATCGCTCCCGATCTAGGCATGAAGTTGAATGAACCTTCTTGGTCCTTGACGAGCTTTTTCCTTTGCTATGCCATTACGCCTTGGTTTAGCCGTTGGCTGATTAAGCAGAACCGTCGTACGCTTTGGATGCTGTTTGGCGCTGTATTTATTCCGGGGATTCTTTGGGCGGTTGTTTACGGTAATTCCGGCAATCTTTGGTTCGACGGGTACGATGCAAAGTACCGGTTCTTCCACATGTTTGCGCCGGTGCGCGTTTTTGAATACTTGTTCGGTATGGTGCTCTATCGCCTTTACAACGAGGGCGTGTTCGATTTTCTCAAGAAGGATTTTATGAGTGGCATTGCGCAAGCACTTTTGCTCTTGGCGCTTTATGGGAGTCTTTTCCTCATGCGCGCTGATGCTAATCCTGGATACAATTACTTTATCCACCATAGCCTCCCGATTTTCATTTACGGCATGTTCGTGGTGAGTCTCCTTTCGGGCAAGGGCTTCTTGGCAAAGTTCTTCTGCATCCCGCTTGTGCGCCGAATTGGCCGCGCATCGTTCTATCCGTACTTGATCCATCTGCCTATCATTACGTTTGCATGGGGCATTTGCAATCTGAATCGCCCGAAGAATACCATCCTTTTGCTCATCTTCGTTTACACCGTCAGCACGCTATACATGGAATTTAAAGTCTGGCGCCGCAAGAAAGCAATTAGAACTTAG
- a CDS encoding HD-GYP domain-containing protein, with the protein MDEKRPLILIVDDVAMNRALLSDILGNKYDIIEAQNGNEALLLLREKTSEISLVLLDMVMPEKDGIEVLTIMNKNGWINEIPVIMISAETAHSLVEGAYMLGVTDFIGRPFDEMVLKNRVNNTIRLYKKQKSLSDLVLNQIYEKTRNNSMMVTMLSHIVEFRNGESGMHVLHINTITEMLLRELLRRCKRYNITKYNINKNDIGVICTASSMHDIGKITIPDEILNKPGKLTKEEFEIMKEHTINCAQMLNAVPVGKDEPLMKYAYEICRWHHERWDGNGYPDGLKGDEIPITAQIVSIADVYDALTSERCYKKAFTHEKALEMIHNNECGVFNPLLIECFDAIADKLVISLQAFDWSKQADKDFFYIADAMMNHSKHPIYNQVFRQFIDERKKSHFFESMLNGILFEYSYTPGVMKLSSKASQKLGLPRTIIDDYRPNDKEQSKAAIENLEKIKKILRRHTAPKEKPTLIKQAFNIDGKSTPCNVKVLQIWTKGQNEVPVLTSMYGHIDVLQ; encoded by the coding sequence ATGGATGAAAAGCGCCCTCTTATACTGATTGTTGATGATGTGGCCATGAACAGAGCCCTGTTATCCGATATACTCGGCAATAAATACGATATCATAGAAGCCCAAAACGGAAACGAAGCACTCCTTTTGCTCAGGGAAAAAACCTCCGAAATTTCGCTTGTACTTCTCGACATGGTGATGCCCGAAAAAGACGGTATAGAAGTGCTTACCATCATGAACAAAAATGGCTGGATTAACGAAATACCGGTCATCATGATTTCTGCGGAAACGGCACATTCGCTCGTAGAAGGCGCATACATGCTCGGCGTTACGGATTTTATCGGGCGACCGTTCGACGAAATGGTGCTCAAGAACCGAGTGAACAACACGATTCGCCTTTACAAAAAACAAAAGAGCCTTTCGGACCTCGTCTTAAACCAGATTTATGAAAAAACGCGCAACAACAGCATGATGGTGACTATGCTTAGCCATATCGTGGAATTCCGCAATGGCGAAAGCGGGATGCACGTACTGCACATCAATACGATTACCGAAATGCTTTTGCGCGAACTTTTGCGCCGGTGCAAAAGATACAATATCACAAAATACAATATCAACAAGAACGATATCGGCGTTATCTGCACGGCCTCGTCCATGCACGATATCGGGAAAATCACGATTCCAGATGAAATTTTGAACAAGCCCGGCAAGCTTACGAAAGAAGAATTCGAAATCATGAAGGAGCATACCATAAACTGCGCCCAGATGCTCAACGCAGTTCCGGTCGGAAAAGACGAGCCCTTGATGAAGTACGCCTACGAAATTTGTCGTTGGCACCATGAACGCTGGGACGGCAATGGATACCCCGATGGGCTCAAAGGGGATGAAATTCCTATAACGGCCCAAATTGTGTCTATCGCGGACGTGTACGACGCGCTTACAAGCGAACGCTGCTACAAGAAAGCTTTCACGCACGAAAAGGCGCTCGAGATGATCCACAACAACGAATGCGGCGTATTCAACCCGCTTTTGATAGAATGCTTCGACGCCATCGCCGACAAGCTCGTGATTTCATTACAGGCGTTCGATTGGAGCAAGCAGGCAGACAAGGACTTCTTCTACATCGCTGACGCCATGATGAACCACAGCAAACACCCCATTTACAATCAGGTGTTCAGGCAGTTTATCGACGAGCGTAAAAAGTCTCATTTCTTTGAATCCATGTTGAACGGGATTCTCTTTGAATACTCCTATACGCCAGGCGTCATGAAACTTTCTTCAAAAGCATCCCAAAAATTGGGGTTGCCAAGAACTATTATTGACGATTATAGACCTAACGATAAAGAACAAAGCAAAGCGGCTATCGAAAATCTGGAAAAAATCAAAAAGATTTTAAGGCGCCATACCGCGCCAAAAGAAAAGCCTACTTTAATCAAGCAGGCATTCAACATTGACGGAAAGAGCACTCCTTGCAATGTCAAGGTCCTTCAGATTTGGACCAAAGGCCAAAACGAAGTTCCCGTGCTCACGTCGATGTATGGACATATTGATGTATTACAATAA
- a CDS encoding hybrid sensor histidine kinase/response regulator, whose amino-acid sequence MDCLESSDLTHAILSSAGLGLWTIELDDGKPPRLYADKAFLQTLGLPEETLPEDLYNLWCNNIDLSYYEAFAESIEQMTRGEMSELEYAWNHETRGIIYLRSHGGRNKEYTRGVRLEGCSEDVTDQIEFKMHLRELAQYSDIANTLGDGFDNIYYVDTNDNSFIEFNAQGVVKNLDVKTCNNFFQGFEQALEKVVYRDDWDAVKDFVNKEKLLSGLEKDRAVSVAFRFFTDNRLVYYRLKAAKTPDSDSHIVVTLENVDEEETAKAERKAIAVRDMAVISGLSDDFGCVVYVDYDTLSEAHYRFDPVFEKFVPGWSKIDNFGKRLELLVNTVVHPSDREAFCAATEPAKVLEMVEREHMYFVNFRLQIDGEDIYYQIKFVKDENSKNHVIAGFHSVDAETKREMASLEKAELANKAKSAFLFNMSHDIRTPLNAMIGFTDMAVKNIDDKAKALDCLSKSKLSSEHLLSLINDVLDMSRIESGKVELDLNPVNLDENGDDIVPMLTSLAEKKNVRFEFVRHDVKNRYVYVDFLRMNQVVINVVSNAVKYTPSGGSVLVDISEIPSDREGYGMYQFIIQDTGIGMSPEYLQHLFDEFSRERTSTVSKQQGTGLGLAITKRIVDMMEGSINVESKVGEGSKFTICIPLRIQENPEAVEQVRFVHSEREIISFEGFRVLVVEDNELNLEISRDVLESAGIVVDSAEDGSVAVERLKEVGADYYDCILMDIQMPVMDGFEATRIIRKMFPDKRIPIIALSANAFDEDRSKSVDAGMDGHLAKPIVIAQLEDALKKFLRK is encoded by the coding sequence ATGGACTGCCTTGAATCGTCAGACTTGACGCATGCGATTCTTTCTAGTGCAGGTCTCGGCTTGTGGACCATCGAACTTGACGATGGCAAGCCTCCTAGATTGTACGCAGACAAAGCATTCCTCCAAACTCTTGGTTTACCCGAAGAAACGCTCCCCGAAGATCTTTACAATTTATGGTGCAATAACATTGACCTCTCGTATTACGAGGCGTTTGCGGAATCTATCGAGCAAATGACTCGCGGTGAAATGTCTGAACTGGAGTACGCATGGAACCATGAGACGCGTGGGATTATCTACCTCAGAAGTCACGGTGGCCGAAATAAAGAATACACACGCGGTGTACGGCTAGAAGGGTGTTCTGAGGATGTTACCGACCAGATTGAGTTCAAGATGCACTTGCGTGAACTGGCTCAGTATTCCGATATTGCAAATACGCTTGGTGATGGCTTCGATAACATATACTATGTCGATACGAATGATAATTCTTTTATCGAATTTAACGCCCAAGGGGTTGTGAAAAATCTTGATGTCAAAACGTGCAACAATTTTTTTCAGGGATTTGAACAAGCATTAGAAAAAGTGGTTTATCGGGACGATTGGGATGCTGTCAAGGATTTTGTCAATAAAGAAAAACTCTTGAGCGGCCTGGAAAAAGATCGCGCCGTGTCTGTTGCTTTCCGTTTTTTCACTGATAATCGGTTGGTGTATTACCGTTTAAAGGCTGCGAAAACTCCCGATTCCGATAGCCATATTGTGGTGACTCTTGAAAACGTAGACGAAGAAGAAACCGCCAAGGCCGAACGCAAGGCTATTGCCGTTCGAGACATGGCTGTGATTTCGGGTTTGTCCGATGACTTTGGTTGCGTGGTCTACGTCGATTACGATACGCTTTCCGAAGCGCATTATCGCTTTGATCCAGTGTTCGAAAAATTTGTGCCGGGTTGGTCTAAAATTGATAATTTTGGGAAGCGTCTGGAACTCCTCGTCAATACGGTTGTGCACCCTAGCGACCGCGAAGCGTTCTGTGCGGCAACGGAACCTGCAAAAGTTCTCGAAATGGTCGAGCGCGAGCACATGTATTTCGTCAATTTCAGATTGCAAATCGATGGCGAAGATATTTACTACCAAATCAAGTTCGTAAAAGATGAAAATTCCAAGAATCACGTGATTGCGGGTTTCCATAGTGTCGATGCCGAAACAAAACGTGAAATGGCGAGTCTCGAAAAAGCGGAACTGGCAAACAAGGCAAAGAGTGCGTTCCTCTTTAACATGTCGCATGATATCCGCACACCGCTCAATGCGATGATTGGCTTTACCGACATGGCGGTGAAAAATATCGACGACAAGGCAAAGGCGCTTGATTGCTTGAGTAAATCTAAGCTTTCGAGTGAACATCTTTTGTCTCTGATTAATGACGTTTTGGACATGTCGCGCATTGAAAGCGGTAAGGTCGAGCTGGATTTGAACCCGGTTAATTTGGATGAAAACGGTGATGACATCGTTCCCATGCTGACGTCGCTTGCCGAAAAGAAAAATGTCCGATTTGAATTTGTGCGTCATGACGTCAAGAACCGCTATGTCTATGTGGATTTCTTGCGCATGAATCAGGTGGTTATCAACGTCGTTTCTAATGCTGTAAAATACACGCCATCGGGAGGCTCTGTTCTCGTTGACATTAGCGAAATTCCTTCAGACCGCGAAGGGTACGGGATGTACCAATTCATTATCCAGGATACTGGAATCGGTATGAGCCCGGAATACTTGCAACACCTCTTTGATGAATTTTCCCGTGAAAGAACATCTACGGTCAGTAAGCAGCAGGGAACAGGCCTTGGCCTTGCCATCACCAAGCGCATTGTCGATATGATGGAAGGCTCTATTAATGTAGAAAGCAAGGTGGGTGAAGGTTCCAAGTTTACGATTTGCATCCCCTTGCGTATTCAAGAAAATCCAGAAGCGGTAGAGCAGGTTCGCTTTGTGCATTCTGAACGCGAAATCATTTCGTTTGAAGGGTTCAGAGTCCTCGTTGTCGAAGACAATGAATTGAATCTCGAAATTTCGAGAGATGTTCTTGAAAGCGCTGGCATTGTTGTCGATTCGGCTGAAGACGGTTCCGTTGCCGTTGAGCGCTTAAAAGAAGTGGGCGCCGATTACTACGATTGCATTTTGATGGATATCCAGATGCCGGTAATGGATGGCTTCGAGGCGACACGAATTATCCGTAAAATGTTCCCGGATAAGCGAATCCCAATTATTGCACTTTCGGCCAATGCGTTTGACGAGGATCGTAGCAAGTCTGTTGATGCGGGAATGGACGGACACTTGGCAAAGCCCATCGTCATCGCTCAACTCGAAGACGCATTGAAGAAATTCTTGAGGAAATAA